The nucleotide sequence TCCCGCCCGCCGGCGCCCACGGCGGCTGTCGTCGCGGCCGgcgccgccaccgctgccgcgGAGGATGCATGATTATGATGCTGCTGCGCCTGCACGGGCAAAGCAGAGTTAATTAAAAAAAACGAGGCTAACTAAAGTCAGTCACTGCTGCAGGTGGACCCAAGCCAACGGGCCCACCAGGCAGAGAGACGCTCCCCCACCTGTGCTGCCTGttgctcctcctccgccgccactATACCGCCGCCGCCCTTGTCGACGTCACCGGCGACGCGCTTGTTCCTCCCGCGCCGCGacgccatgagcgccgccgccaCCAGTATGGCCAGCACCACCACCCCTGCCACCGTGGCTCCGGCCACGACGGCGGCGTTATTGCCGCGGCGTGTCTTGGTCCGGGGCGGGGGCAGGGGCGCGAACGCCGCCGTGGCCGCGGTGAGCGGCGCGGGGCTCGGGCCATCGCCCCCGGGGACGCAGCGGACGGCGAGCGGAGCGCCGCAGAGTCCGGCATTGGGGAGGAACGACGAGGCGTTGAAACTGGCGGCGAGCGCGCGCGGGATCTCCCCCGACAGGCGGTTGGCGGAGACGTTGAACGCCCTGAGCGTGGGCTGCCCCAGCGACGGCACGGCGCCGGTGAGCAGGTTGCGGTCGAGGAGCAGCGAGGTGAGGCGTGGCAGGGCGGCGAGGGACGGCGGGATCTGGCCCGTTAGCCGGTTGCCGGAGAGGACGATGACGGTGGCGCGGTGGAGCAGGGCGAGAGTGGCGGGGACACGGCCCTGGAGGCGGTTGTCGGCGAGGTAGAGCAGCTTGAGGTTGGGGAGCGCGCGCGGGAGGGCGTCCGGGATGGGGCCCGTGAGGGCGTTGGACTTGAGGCTGAGGACCCGCAGCTCGGCGAGCGGGGCGAGGAGCGCGGCGGTGAGGGAGCCCGTGAGGTTGAGGCCCTCGAGGACGAGCTTGGTGACGCGGCCGGCGGGTGCGCACTGGCGCACGCCGGGCCAGGAGGAGCAGAAGGCGGGCGCCGTGTCGGGGCGCCAcgggaggcggtcggagcggtccaGGGAGGACTTGAGGGTGAGcagggcgtcggcgtcggcggcatTGGCGGCGAGGTGAAGGTGGGCGACAATGTGGAGCAGGAGGAACCACGGCCAGGCGGCTCCTGGTCCTGGGCGGCGAGGCATGGTGAGGGTGGCTGGTCGGTCGCCGCAGAGCGCGGAGGGGGAGGGGGGTGTTAGGTTTTAGCGATCTTAAGCCAATGGGCGGGCGAGCTTGGTGTGTGGCTAACACTACAAATCAAAAATCATGTAAGCACGGCTAAATCACTATACCGTGTCGGCCCACGGCCCGATGATCTTAAAACATCTTAAAATATTGCTCCCatcatatttttcttattttttatAGTTGCACAGATTCATTCACACTCATTCATAAGCCATTAGCCAAACTCATTCACGATCATAAATATAACATTCTAAACTTATCACAGATTCTAAGTTATAACTTCTAACCAAAAGCACCTAAGCAGACAAAACAATTAAGATAAATAGGCTGTTTGTGCAATGTTGTCTTATTAAAAATATTTTTAGGTAAATCTCACTCTTATGAGAAACCCTATAAAAAAAAGTACAGCACAACTCTTAATTAAGTCTTTCATCATTGTTCAAATGTCTCAGATACAGAGATCACTCTCAAGTCTCAAGTCTcatactctcacaactctcaAGTCTCACACAGACACTAAGTACCAGCAGAAGCCATAGATGCAGATGTAGATGTGCCCGCCCCAGATATGCCAGCAGAAGCAGCCCCAGgtgcatcttcatcaagatagagaTTCTCGAAGGAGTCTTCTAactcttggttgtcaacagcatGCTGAAATCTTTTTTTCTCCTAACTCCCAATCCTTTATGCAAGCCAGCATCTCCACAGTTTCAGGCAACCAGCGCCGTCGCCGCTCTTCAATTATCCTTTCTGTCAAGTTAAAACATGATTCTAAAGAGACAATAGAAATAGGAACAAATATAATATCTCTAGTCATTATAGAAAGTACTGAAAAGGTTAatttgtggtcacgccaccagagaagtaAATTAAAATCATCCTCATATACAGTGACATTGTCATTGTCTAGATAAGCTGAGAGCTcacaagcagcagcagaagcagaTAGAGATGGAGTGGGGGCAAAGGCagggaaggaccaacaacaccaGATGATCCAGGGCCTCCAAAGATTCTTCCACATGTCTGTTTTTTTTTACCTGTATGGCTTGCAGGATGTGTAGCCCTTTGAGATatagctgcaccaaactttctctcatatttgttaaacaacTTGTAAATTTTAGCTTTCATATCAGCATAACAAGAACTGTAGTCACAACCAGTGTTCTCTTTAAGTATTTAAAGAACATTAAGTAAacctctcaacttagctctaagatcaagaatgaatgcaaataaatataacagaggtatatcctgccagtatttaaggaatttaagcttcatatGATATACAACAGCTattagattttgatctttttcacttgcatGCAAATAAGAAGCAATGTCTAGCAGATGGTGTAGaataagtggactagttggatagtaaaTACCAGAAAGAACAACAGTGGATTCATAAAAAAATTTCAAGAACTCTAATATCTTTTCAACAATATACCAATGCCTTATAGTTAATAATGTTGGCCCATAATTGGCATTAATTAtcacaaaaaaaatattattatatggaagcaagtgtttaagcataaggtatgtagcattccatctaacatccatatctaagccaaactttctaAGTCTAACACCTTGAGCAGTGTAGTAGTTCTTgaacatagcaattctttgattagaagaatttaagaagttaatagcagttctaaaatcatctgtgtaaggtttgaacctctttaaatcagattttacaatcagattaatgatatgaTAAACACAACGTTGATGTATAAGACTATACTTATGCTTATTAGGATCTAAAGGATCAGGTGCAGGATCAGAACCCAAATAACCAACAAACATAGGTGTCAAagtttccatagccttagcattaggagaagcattgtctagagttacAGAAAAAACCTTGTCAATCAAACCAAATTCCCGAACCACACAAGCAACTCTTTCAGCAATATTTTTACCAGTATGTTTCACCTCAATCAACCAAAGACCAATTACCTTTTTCTGTAACTCTCAATCAGCACTCACATAATGAGCCACAACACTAAtgtagtcctccttagcattaccaggcCAAATGTCTGATGTTAGAGCAACAGAGGAAGCAGCAGACAGCACAGAGTTCTTAAGAATATTATGATGTTTAGTAAACAGCTTGCTAAGATCTCTAGTAGTGGTCTGTCTAGATACCTtaacaaacctagggttatgagcacgaaCAATATACTATTCATATGCCTCTGTCTCACCAATACCTAACAATAGATCAAGCCTAGCAATAAAGTGACTCAACTTAGATCTAGCAACATCAGATTTATAGTCTCAGTTATGTACAAAACCATCAGGATTGTaagcaagcctagactgaaccctagcagGTTGATCAGTTTTCTGCCTACAAGATTTATGGTGCCTCTTCAAGTGGCCAGTGTCGGCATTAGATCTAGCAGACAAGGTTTGCTTACACATTTTACAGGTAGTTTTAGTGCAAATCTTCCTACCATTCACAGTCTCATATATCTCATCAAAATTAGCCCACACGGGTGATTTACGCTTACCAACATTAGAGCTACCAGCAATAGATAGAGCAGAGCTGTTGGAGTTAGAGCCTAGCGGGTTCCCAGTCATCGTCGccccttcaccaccaccaccgtccagTTCGATCAAAGTTAGAGCAGCAGAGCCGCTACCGACATCGATATCGAACCACGTAGCAGCGTCCTCTCTcgtgtcatcgtcgtcctcaggGGCCAGGCCTGCCGCGATCAAGTCATCGTTGCTGGTGAGCGGCTAGACGATATTGTCATCAGCAGC is from Miscanthus floridulus cultivar M001 chromosome 7, ASM1932011v1, whole genome shotgun sequence and encodes:
- the LOC136464897 gene encoding inactive leucine-rich repeat receptor-like serine/threonine-protein kinase At1g60630 isoform X2 → MPRRPGPGAAWPWFLLLHIVAHLHLAANAADADALLTLKSSLDRSDRLPWRPDTAPAFCSSWPGVRQCAPAGRVTKLVLEGLNLTGSLTAALLAPLAELRVLSLKSNALTGPIPDALPRALPNLKLLYLADNRLQGRVPATLALLHRATVIVLSGNRLTGQIPPSLAALPRLTSLLLDRNLLTGAVPSLGQPTLRAFNVSANRLSGEIPRALAASFNASSFLPNAGLCGAPLAVRCVPGGDGPSPAPLTAATAAFAPLPPPRTKTRRGNNAAVVAGATVAGVVVLAILVAAALMASRRGRNKRVAGDVDKGGGGIVAAEEEQQAAQAQQHHNHASSAAAVAAPAATTAAVGAGGREFSWEREGIGKLVFCSGVAEMYSLEELLRASAETLGRGEVGSTYKAVMETGFIVTVKRMRDPSAGGVGATEFGRRTEELGRVRHPNAVALRAYFQAKEERLLVYDYFPNGSLFSLVHGSRPSSKGKPLHWTSCMKIAEDVAAGLVHLHQSSIVHGNLKPSNVLLGPDFESCLTDYGLVPTLLPSNAELHSSSSSSSLFYRAPEDLMELHGDDIPSWVRAVREEERETESGGESVSAGGAEEKLTALINIAAMCVAADPARRPTTVEVLRMVREARAEAMSSSNGSDQSPARWSDAMLGVPRDQAAGSFTDRERD
- the LOC136464897 gene encoding inactive leucine-rich repeat receptor-like serine/threonine-protein kinase At1g60630 isoform X1, giving the protein MPRRPGPGAAWPWFLLLHIVAHLHLAANAADADALLTLKSSLDRSDRLPWRPDTAPAFCSSWPGVRQCAPAGRVTKLVLEGLNLTGSLTAALLAPLAELRVLSLKSNALTGPIPDALPRALPNLKLLYLADNRLQGRVPATLALLHRATVIVLSGNRLTGQIPPSLAALPRLTSLLLDRNLLTGAVPSLGQPTLRAFNVSANRLSGEIPRALAASFNASSFLPNAGLCGAPLAVRCVPGGDGPSPAPLTAATAAFAPLPPPRTKTRRGNNAAVVAGATVAGVVVLAILVAAALMASRRGRNKRVAGDVDKGGGGIVAAEEEQQAAQAQQHHNHASSAAAVAAPAATTAAVGAGGREFSWEREGIGKLVFCSGVAEMYSLEELLRASAETLGRGEVGSTYKAVMETGFIVTVKRMRDPSAGGVGATEFGRRTEELGRVRHPNAVALRAYFQAKEERLLVYDYFPNGSLFSLVHGSRPSSKGKPLHWTSCMKIAEDVAAGLVHLHQSSIVHGNLKPSNVLLGPDFESCLTDYGLVPTLLPSNAELHSSSSSSSLFYRAPEVRGAHAHATSFTPGTDVYSFGVLLLELLTGRTPFQDLMELHGDDIPSWVRAVREEERETESGGESVSAGGAEEKLTALINIAAMCVAADPARRPTTVEVLRMVREARAEAMSSSNGSDQSPARWSDAMLGVPRDQAAGSFTDRERD